From Rutidosis leptorrhynchoides isolate AG116_Rl617_1_P2 chromosome 3, CSIRO_AGI_Rlap_v1, whole genome shotgun sequence, a single genomic window includes:
- the LOC139897071 gene encoding uncharacterized protein: protein MTEQQSTTSVKFSGDQPPQSATNVTQPIPPLATQANPHIAPEKNARVDAVWQQMNKGISTQQLNSILKKSTTNTKGASSKPSSKPSSSSWMTVLGLGQKKTSPIQPVPALKPDDRQGSMGAEALKVAAAALSAVKDAANAAAVAGRGKVEVREVRDFAGESIEVKKLVDANTKETSEKEKGAGGSGAPSAVDAILEQIRKKPKLSVLDKTKKDWGEFKEDNRLDEELENYKKSGNQYLDKVSFLQRADYREYERERDARLAVQARRKPDNMQEDD from the exons ATGACCGAACAGCAATCGACCACGTCCGTCAAATTTTCCGGTGATCAACCGCCGCAGTCCGCCACTAATGTAACCCAGCCCATACCTCCGCTTGCCACACAAGCAAATCCACATATTGCTCCTG AAAAAAATGCTAGAGTTGATGCTGTTTGGCAGCAGATGAATAAAGGGATTTCAACCCAGCAGCTAAATTCTATCTTAAAGAAGTCTACTACAAATACAAAGGGAGCTTCATCTAAACCTTCTTCAAAACCTTCATCATCT AGTTGGATGACAGTTCTTGGACTTGGTCAAAAGAAGACTTCACCTATCCAACCAGTACCAGCTTTAAAACCAGATGATAGACAAGGCAGTATGGGTGCAGAGGCATTAAAGGTTGCAGCGGCCGCCCTTTCTGCCGTCAAAGATGCCGCCAATGCGGCGGCTGTTGCAGGAAGAGGAAAAGTTGAG GTGAGAGAAGTGAGAGATTTTGCAGGGGAATCCATTGAAGTAAAGAAGCTAGTTGATGCCAATACAAAAGAAACATCAGAGAAAGAAAAAGGTGCAGGAGGGAGTGGTGCACCGTCAGCAGTTGATGCGATTCTTGAGCAAATTAGGAAGAAACCGAAACTAAGTGTTCTTGATAAGACGAAAAAGGACTGGGGAGAGTTTAAGGAAGATAACCGTTTGGATGAAGAGCTTGAAAATTACAAGAAGAGTGGAAATCAGTATTTAGATAAAGTCTCGTTTTTGCAGCGTGCAGATTATCGTGAATATGAGAGGGAGAGGGATGCACGTTTGGCTGTGCAGGCTAGAAGAAAGCCTGATAATATGCAAGAAGATGACTGA
- the LOC139897073 gene encoding uncharacterized protein has translation MPTSNPNSLVNNEYHLNDLINQARPFLRENLESVDSNLPNLLTILRSAGAGECWHRLGTFLDHLYHVYRILKLWKAPDYVCLFGLFHSVYSNSYHDLAIFDPVTDRETVRNHVGSVAECLIHLFCIIPRHTLIHDDLVFRYTDSELREHLLASEKSLHCIKENSVKEENWRKKLQEIVPASGIKVKHIRTGELVVLPRRVLAVFLLMTIADFGDQFYGYQDALYDNTDGRLEFTGNTNFDTLWPGNGKPGCYLNLISKMAAIYTLIIREEEIYMEERKRGHHENGLAGEDRDEHIELVIPPVFDKCTKILEPSELIVSRDLYWEAVNASGSKKEEGEEVLMKCIEKNPFVGEPHVLLSQFYVSRGRFEEGEREAEKGLSLLLEWGCPWDKRISWEGWVSWCRTLLSKAKQRSWPNTSWGIISLGLVK, from the exons ATGCCAACTTCAAATCCCAACTCCCTTGTTAACAATGAGTATCATCTTAATGATCTCATTAACCAAGCTAGACCATTTCTTCGAGAAAACCTCGAGTCCGTTGACTCAAACCTACCAAACCTTTTGACCATCTTACGCTCAGCCGGTGCTGGCGAATGCTGGCACCGGCTAGGAACCTTTCTTGACCACCTTTACCATGTCTACCGCATACTAAAACTTTGGAAAGCACCTGACTACGTTTGCCTTTTCGGTCTTTTTCATTCAGTTTATTCCAACTCATATCATGACCTTGCAATTTTTGACCCGGTGACCGATAGGGAAACTGTCCGTAATCATGTTGGCTCGGTCGCTGAGTGTTTGATTCATTTGTTTTGCATCATACCTCGTCACACTCTCATTCATGATGATCTTGTGTTCCGTTATACGGATTCCGAGCTCCGTGAACACCTCCTAGCTTCCGAAAAATCTTTACATTGCATCAAagagaattctg TAAAAGAAGAAAACTGGAGGAAGAAGTTGCAGGAAATTGTTCCAGCATCTGGAATCAAAGTAAAACACATCCGAACGGGAGAACTGGTGGTTCTTCCTAGAAGGGTGCTTGCGGTTTTCCTTCTAATGACCATAGCAGATTTTGGTGACCAGTTTTATGGTTATCAAGACGCCTTGTATGACAACACTGATGGTCGTCTCGAGTTCACTGGAAACACTAATTTCGACACGTTATGGCCTGGAAATGGAAAACCAGGATGTTATTTGAATCTGATATCGAAAATGGCCGCAATCTACACTCTGATAATTCGAGAAGAAGAGATTTACATGGAGGAACGTAAAAGAGGCCACCATGAAAATGGGCTTGCAG GTGAGGACAGAGATGAACATATCGAGCTAGTGATTCCGCCTGTTTTCGACAAATGCACAAAGATTCTTGAACCGAGTGAGTTAATAGTGTCAAGAGACTTGTACTGGGAGGCAGTTAATGCATCAGGGTCAAAGAAGGAAGAGGGTGAAGAGGTGTTAATGAAATGTATTGAGAagaacccatttgtgggtgaaccACATGTGTTATTGAGCCAGTTTTATGTTAGCAGAGGAAGGTTTGAAGAAGGTGAAAGAGAGGCTGAAAAGGGTTTGAGTCTTTTATTGGAATGGGGGTGTCCATGGGACAAAAGGATCTCATGGGaagggtgggtttcttggtgcagGACCCTGTTAAGCAAGGCTAAACAGAGGTCTTGGCCTAATACTTCATGGGGGATTATTAGTTTGGGTCTTGTTAAGTAG